In Mangifera indica cultivar Alphonso chromosome 14, CATAS_Mindica_2.1, whole genome shotgun sequence, the DNA window CCCAAAATGCTACCACTTAAAAATGTCCCAAACAAGAATTGCAGTTAAATAGATACTTACGAGCTAGCAAAGTGAACGCTGGAAGTAGAAATAAAAAGTCAATAAAGAGACCTAATAATTCATGTCTAGCTTGCACACTCATGTTGCACAATGTACAGTAGATTAAGGTAAAAGGCACCCTGATCAAATATGTCCAACAAAACATGCTTGAAAATCATTAAACATGCTCAGAGTTGTTAAGACATCACAATGACCAAAGTAATTTGTAAAGTCAATCCGGAGATACAAGTAGTTGATAACATATTTAGAATACTAAAAAAGGTGTATTTTAACATACTTACTTTCAGTTTTCTTGCATTTTTACAGAAACTTTTTACTGTTGCCTTGGGGATGCTCTCTGGCTGTCTACCTAATTTCTTTAGAATATCCCTCACTCGTAGCTCAATGGCAAGAAAATCAGCCTCAGCCTTGGCTTGGTAGATTTTCTGCAAGTTTACATAATGCCTGCAGAAAGCAGCACACAGAGATTCTCATCAATCCTTTTCAATCATAAGGAAAGAGATTGAAAAAACATATCCAATGTCAAAAGTCACTCACTCAGTTGAAGATGTCATATCAGGTATCGACCCCTCAAGAGGTGCTTCCCCATCACCTTCATTTGCAATGAACTCCTGCACACAGCTAAAAACTTTAAGGACTTGAATTGAAGCAAGCCACAGCAGGTAAAAAAAAGCCTAATAGAAGAATGGATCTACACCCTCTCCAAAGAAAGTATTCAATATTAGTTTCAAAACCATGTTATCGGCCAATTCAAATATTCTAGAAGCTTCTGTATGTTATCATTTTGGAACGGATGATAACATTTCCTACCAGCTTTCTAGAAACATAAAACAGTAGTTTATCTAGCTTCATGATTAAGCAAATCatcttaaaacaaaaacaaattcttGAACATGTACCAGCATTTCATGTGCATAGAAcctattatattgtttatccaAATTCATTAACAATTGACTACACATAAAATCATAAAGACcccaaaaaaatagaaacaaagcTACACATTATCCACAAGTCCCACAATAAATGAAGCAAACTATGTGTAGaaacaactaaatttaaaaattattagagaaatgatgatgatgaacagCATTGAAGAGAGAAGATCACATCTAAGAACATGATGGTAATGACTCACGATGTTCTCTCATAAAAATTACCAACCTTTAAAGCTGCCACCATCATCCAAAAATCTGACGAACTAGAATTAACTTCAGCATGGCTGTCATAAATTATTTGCCGCAATTCAGAACCTGACATGTGAGGCAAAGAGAGAGAGGTTAACCCCCTATTCACAAGCAAGCAACCCAATAGAAGGgcgattttcaaaattaatatcacaGTGAAGATGACGACCAAAACCATAGATTTTCTGACTGTATATAAAATTCCATTGCAATGTAAGAAGTCaacctttttaaagaaaaataaactcaCCATTCAACTTGTATCACAGTTcgaaattttttagttaaatattaatATCTAGAAATCATTTCATTTCAGAATCTAGGGTATTATTCAAGGCTCATTCTCCAGTTCAAACTACTTTGATTACATATACAGGGCAAGATGTCTCAAATGTTTCCATGTCAACACACCCAATATAGGAAAACAACACCAAACCCATCCCATGAAAAGCGAAAGAAAACAATGAGTTATCTAAGCTACATGGCCCACTGCTAGTCTTGCACACTGAACGAATCACCTTGCATTCTCTCCTTTAGAAACCATGTTTCCTTTAGTACATACCCAATGAAAAAAAGGTTCAGGCATAACATAGAAGATGAAAGTTAGATCCCTCTTATTTAATTTCCAGAAGCAAAAACTTCCTAGAAAATAATTATCAACCAAAAACTTCAACCAAATGATTCCAAATAAAAAACTCACTTATTCCTGGAGGAGCAAAGACTTTGAAGGAGGCCTCGATAGCTTCTTTATAGTTGTCTTCATCAATAGCAATCATCTTAGATTTAAGAAGCTCCTAAAATGTCCAAGGCCacaaataaattacattaatagaCAGCCATAAAAACCGAACAAATAAGATAGTAACCAACCATACCTTaaactcttttttctcttctcgGGTAGATGGAAGGCTACCACCATGAGCTTTGGTCCACTCTTCAGCCATCTTAATGAGAATCACAACATATGGTGTGTGTTTGTGAGCAACAGGATCTGGCTCATTTAAATCAAATGTTTCTGCAAACCTATTAAACAAAACACCAGTCAGAAACATAAGAGAGGAGAAGGATCCATacatattcatttatatacatatatatgccATAGAAGACACAGCACAAAGTAAGATTAACCATCAACTAAGAAAAGCTCCATACTTCCTGAGCTCGGGCCATGGGTTATTTAATCGAAGGTCATCCAGAAAATGGTCAGGCTTTGACTCAATCACTGTATGTTCCTgccccagaaaaaaaaaaaaaaaaaagcaattctCAGCTATGCATCAAAGTCCCCAAAATCTGtcaattattatgatttttttcttttctacttaaaccaatttggaaaaaatataatcttaacTGCACATTCAGATTCACAGTTCCTACAAGAATGCCAAGCATAACTTATATGGTTTATTGTCTTTATCTTAAATTAACAAGATGTCTTTAATCATTAAACTTAAGTGAAATTGGTCAATTTTAGAAGCAAAAGGAACATAAACTGAAAGTAAAACACTTGTTATCAAATGAAAACTTTTCCATGGTAGTGAAGAAGTCTTTAAAACAAAGATTCACCTTCACACTAATTCGAACCAGTCCTGTGAGACCATAGGAGCGAGCAAAAATCAACATCACATTAGCGTCCCGACATATTCTGTCAAGCTTTACCATTGAATCCTCCACCAGCTGAAAATTgaatcagaaaaagaaaataaataagtaaataaa includes these proteins:
- the LOC123196883 gene encoding NEDD8-activating enzyme E1 regulatory subunit AXR1 isoform X2 — its product is MLDESCVGQSKAKSVCAFLQELNDAVKAKFIEEYPEKLIETNPSFFSQFTLVVATQLVEDSMVKLDRICRDANVMLIFARSYGLTGLVRISVKEHTVIESKPDHFLDDLRLNNPWPELRKFAETFDLNEPDPVAHKHTPYVVILIKMAEEWTKAHGGSLPSTREEKKEFKELLKSKMIAIDEDNYKEAIEASFKVFAPPGISSELRQIIYDSHAEVNSSSSDFWMMVAALKEFIANEGDGEAPLEGSIPDMTSSTEHYVNLQKIYQAKAEADFLAIELRVRDILKKLGRQPESIPKATVKSFCKNARKLKVCRYRLIEDEFNSPSIPELQKYLTDEDYSVAVGFYILLRAVDRFAANYNSFPGEFDGAMDEDISRLKTTAVSVLSDLGCNGSTLTEDLINEMCRFGAAELHAVAALVGGIASQEVIKLITKQFVPMAGTFIFNGIDHKSQLLIL